From Candidatus Atelocyanobacterium thalassa isolate ALOHA, a single genomic window includes:
- the glmU gene encoding bifunctional UDP-N-acetylglucosamine diphosphorylase/glucosamine-1-phosphate N-acetyltransferase GlmU: MTAVAILAAGRGTRMKSNLPKVLHTLGGQSLVQRVLNNCSLIAPSRQFIVIGFEGDKVKQSLAQNLSLKFVEQKEQLGTGHAVQQLLPYLQDFKEDLLVLNGDVPLLRPKTLQNLLSIHKNNNNAATVLTANLPNPKGYGRVFCDGNNLVTQIIEDRDCNSAQQQNCRVNGGIYCFNWAKLAQILPHLSANNQQKEYYLTDVAQHLEPFMAVDVEDYFEINGINNRQQLSDANNILQDRIKKYWMNEGVTMINPQSISIDDTVSLSPDTVIEPQTHLRGKTYIGSKSHIGPGTFIEDSKIGEHVNISYSVVSHSEISSYCQIGPYAHIRKEVKIHESCRIGNFVEIKKSQVEKNSNIAHLSYIGDASLGEQVNIGAGTITANYDGVNKHPTIIGSQTKTGANSVFVAPVTLGNNVTVAAGSVVTNDVPDNALVIARQQQKIIKEWKKTKK; this comes from the coding sequence ATGACAGCAGTAGCAATTCTTGCAGCGGGACGTGGTACACGTATGAAGTCTAACTTACCAAAAGTCCTACATACTCTGGGTGGACAATCTTTAGTACAAAGGGTATTAAATAATTGTTCTTTAATTGCTCCATCTAGACAATTTATAGTTATTGGATTTGAGGGAGACAAAGTTAAACAATCTTTAGCCCAAAATTTGTCTTTAAAGTTTGTTGAGCAAAAAGAACAGCTAGGTACAGGACATGCTGTACAACAACTTTTGCCATATTTACAGGATTTTAAAGAAGATTTGTTAGTTTTAAATGGAGATGTTCCACTTTTACGTCCTAAAACTCTACAAAATCTTTTAAGTATTCATAAAAACAACAATAATGCAGCAACGGTTTTGACAGCTAATTTACCTAATCCTAAAGGTTACGGTAGAGTTTTTTGTGACGGAAATAATCTGGTTACTCAAATTATTGAGGATCGTGACTGTAATTCAGCTCAACAACAAAATTGCAGAGTAAATGGAGGAATTTACTGTTTTAATTGGGCTAAACTTGCTCAAATATTACCTCATCTTTCTGCCAATAATCAACAAAAAGAGTATTACTTAACTGATGTAGCACAACATCTTGAACCTTTTATGGCGGTTGATGTAGAAGATTATTTTGAAATTAATGGTATTAATAATCGTCAACAATTATCTGATGCAAATAATATCTTACAAGATCGAATAAAGAAATATTGGATGAATGAAGGGGTTACCATGATTAATCCCCAAAGTATTAGTATCGACGACACAGTAAGTTTGTCGCCAGATACAGTCATTGAACCTCAAACTCATTTAAGAGGCAAAACTTATATTGGCTCAAAAAGTCATATTGGACCAGGAACTTTTATTGAAGATAGCAAAATTGGTGAACATGTAAACATATCATATTCTGTTGTTAGTCATTCTGAAATATCATCTTACTGTCAGATTGGTCCCTATGCTCATATACGTAAGGAGGTTAAGATTCATGAATCTTGTCGTATTGGTAACTTTGTTGAAATTAAAAAGTCTCAAGTAGAAAAAAATAGTAATATCGCTCATTTATCTTATATTGGAGATGCTAGTTTAGGAGAGCAAGTAAATATAGGGGCAGGAACAATTACAGCTAATTATGATGGCGTCAACAAACATCCCACTATTATCGGTAGTCAAACTAAGACAGGTGCAAATAGTGTATTTGTTGCTCCTGTAACCTTGGGAAATAACGTTACAGTTGCTGCTGGCTCAGTAGTTACTAATGATGTTCCTGATAATGCTTTGGTGATTGCTCGGCAACAACAAAAAATTATTAAAGAATGGAAAAAAACTAAAAAATAA